From Chryseobacterium gallinarum, one genomic window encodes:
- a CDS encoding efflux RND transporter permease subunit gives MVEMFIRRKVLSLVISILFVLLGIMALLKMPITQFPDIVPPSVTVTAKYTGANAEVSANAVALPLERAINGVPGMTYMSTVTSNDGLTLIQVFFEVGTDPDVAAVNVQNRVTTILDELPEEVIRAGVTTEKEVNSMLMYLNITSTDPSQDEQFIYNFTDINVLQELKRIDGVGRAEIMGQKEYSMRVWLDPQKMAAYSISADEVISSLQKQNISAAPGKVGETSGKTSSQLQYVIKYKGKFFEPKQYEEVPIRSDVDGTILKLKDIAKVEFGAMNYGMVSKTDGRPSASIMMKQRPGSNASEVIESVKAKMEELKVTSFPPGMEYNMAYDVSRFLDASISAVLTTLIEAFILVGIVVFIFLQDWRSTLIPVLAVPVALVGTFAFMNMLDFSVNLLTLFALVLAIGIVVDNAIVVVEAVHVKMEEGMNALDATISATKEIAGAVVAITIVMSAVFIPVAFLDGPVGVFYRQFSLTLAISIVISGVNALTLTPALCAIILKPHDHNKKKTVVDRFFQSFNTGFDRLTNGYVGTLSKFATKTTVTFGLLFLFIALTFVTGKFLPTGFIPMEDQGMVYVSVTTPQGATVERTEKVLDEVTVIAKKIEGVENVTTLAGYSIVTEIAGSSYGMAMINLKDWKQRSISVNELIAELSEKTKSIADAQIEIFAPPTVPGFGNTSGFELRLLDRTGGTIENTDKITKDFVKKLNEAPELQNSFTSFDATFPQYMINVDYDMAAKKGISVENAMSTLQTMLGSYYATNFIRFSQMYKVMVQASPEHRDTPESILNLYLKNDKGEMVPFSTFITIEKVYGPEVLTRYNMYMSAMINGEPADGYSSGDAIAAVERVAKETLPRGFDIEWSGMTREEILSGNQTIYIFLICLLFVYLLLAAQYESFLLPMPVLLSLPTGIFGSYIALVLAGLDNNIYAQVALVMLIGLLAKNAILIVEFAVARNKQGFDIVPAAIEGARQRLRPILMTSFAFVAGLIPLCIASGAGAVGNRSIGTAAAGGMLIGTVFGLVIIPGLYIFFAKLENKKKDEKIKS, from the coding sequence ATGGTAGAAATGTTTATAAGACGAAAGGTACTTTCGTTGGTTATTTCCATATTATTTGTACTCCTGGGAATTATGGCATTACTGAAGATGCCGATTACCCAGTTTCCCGATATCGTCCCTCCTTCAGTAACCGTAACGGCAAAATATACAGGAGCTAATGCTGAAGTATCGGCCAATGCAGTAGCTCTTCCTTTGGAACGTGCCATTAATGGAGTTCCGGGAATGACCTATATGTCTACGGTAACTTCAAATGATGGTCTTACTTTAATTCAGGTATTCTTTGAAGTAGGAACCGACCCCGATGTGGCGGCAGTAAATGTTCAGAACAGGGTGACAACTATTCTTGATGAACTCCCTGAAGAAGTGATCCGGGCCGGGGTAACGACTGAAAAAGAGGTCAACAGTATGCTGATGTACCTGAATATCACCAGTACGGATCCTAGCCAGGATGAGCAGTTTATCTATAATTTTACAGATATTAATGTTCTTCAGGAGCTGAAACGTATTGACGGAGTAGGGCGTGCAGAAATTATGGGCCAGAAAGAATACTCGATGAGGGTATGGCTGGATCCGCAGAAAATGGCAGCTTATTCAATTTCAGCAGATGAGGTGATCAGCTCATTGCAGAAACAAAATATTTCGGCCGCCCCTGGAAAAGTAGGGGAAACGTCAGGAAAAACTTCCAGTCAGTTACAATACGTCATTAAGTATAAAGGTAAATTTTTTGAACCCAAACAATATGAAGAAGTCCCAATCAGGTCTGATGTGGACGGAACTATTTTAAAACTGAAAGATATTGCCAAAGTAGAATTCGGGGCAATGAACTATGGAATGGTTTCCAAAACGGATGGAAGACCCTCAGCATCTATTATGATGAAACAACGTCCCGGTTCCAATGCCTCAGAGGTTATCGAAAGCGTAAAGGCAAAAATGGAAGAATTAAAAGTAACTTCCTTTCCTCCCGGTATGGAGTACAATATGGCGTACGATGTTTCCAGATTCCTCGATGCCTCTATCAGTGCTGTATTGACAACCCTGATCGAAGCTTTTATCCTGGTGGGAATAGTGGTGTTTATTTTCCTGCAGGACTGGCGCTCAACGTTGATCCCCGTACTGGCTGTTCCGGTGGCACTAGTAGGAACTTTTGCTTTTATGAATATGCTGGATTTCTCTGTTAACCTTTTGACTTTGTTTGCTTTGGTTCTGGCCATAGGAATTGTAGTGGATAACGCCATTGTTGTCGTTGAAGCCGTCCATGTAAAGATGGAAGAAGGAATGAATGCCCTGGATGCTACCATCAGCGCCACCAAAGAAATTGCAGGTGCAGTAGTGGCTATTACCATTGTAATGTCTGCCGTATTTATCCCGGTTGCTTTTCTTGATGGCCCTGTAGGCGTATTTTACCGTCAGTTTTCACTGACATTAGCTATAAGTATTGTCATCTCAGGAGTAAATGCATTGACACTTACCCCTGCACTCTGTGCAATTATTTTAAAACCTCATGATCATAACAAAAAGAAAACGGTAGTTGACAGGTTTTTCCAGAGTTTTAATACCGGTTTTGACAGACTTACCAACGGATATGTAGGGACTTTATCAAAATTTGCGACAAAAACTACTGTCACTTTTGGTCTATTGTTTCTATTTATTGCACTGACTTTCGTGACGGGTAAATTTTTACCGACAGGGTTTATTCCTATGGAAGACCAGGGAATGGTATATGTAAGTGTTACCACCCCACAGGGAGCAACAGTAGAAAGAACGGAAAAGGTACTGGATGAAGTAACGGTTATTGCCAAAAAGATAGAAGGCGTTGAAAATGTAACCACCCTTGCGGGATACAGTATTGTAACAGAAATTGCAGGTTCATCTTATGGAATGGCTATGATTAACCTTAAAGACTGGAAACAGAGAAGTATTTCAGTAAATGAGCTCATAGCTGAACTTTCCGAAAAAACCAAATCTATTGCAGATGCTCAGATTGAGATCTTTGCACCGCCCACGGTTCCGGGATTCGGAAATACAAGTGGTTTTGAACTGCGTTTATTAGACAGAACCGGAGGTACCATCGAAAATACAGATAAGATTACCAAAGATTTCGTGAAAAAACTTAATGAAGCGCCTGAATTACAAAATAGCTTCACCAGTTTTGATGCTACTTTCCCTCAATACATGATCAATGTAGATTATGATATGGCCGCAAAAAAGGGAATTTCCGTAGAAAATGCGATGTCTACTTTACAAACCATGCTGGGTTCTTACTATGCGACCAATTTTATCCGTTTCAGCCAGATGTATAAAGTTATGGTTCAGGCAAGTCCGGAGCACAGGGATACCCCTGAAAGTATTCTGAACCTGTATTTGAAGAATGATAAAGGTGAAATGGTTCCGTTCTCTACATTTATTACCATAGAAAAAGTATACGGACCTGAAGTATTAACGAGGTACAATATGTATATGTCAGCGATGATTAATGGGGAGCCCGCGGATGGTTATAGCTCCGGAGATGCTATTGCAGCAGTAGAGCGGGTAGCCAAAGAAACCCTTCCGAGAGGCTTCGATATAGAATGGTCAGGAATGACAAGAGAAGAAATTCTATCCGGAAATCAGACCATTTATATCTTTTTGATCTGCCTTCTGTTTGTATATCTTTTACTGGCAGCACAATACGAAAGTTTCCTGCTCCCGATGCCTGTATTATTAAGCCTTCCTACAGGAATTTTCGGTTCCTATATAGCATTAGTACTGGCAGGCCTGGATAATAACATCTACGCACAGGTGGCTTTGGTAATGCTCATCGGACTTTTGGCCAAAAATGCAATTCTGATCGTGGAATTTGCCGTTGCAAGAAATAAACAAGGATTTGATATTGTCCCTGCTGCCATTGAGGGAGCGAGACAGCGTCTGAGACCTATTTTAATGACGTCATTTGCATTTGTAGCCGGACTTATTCCGCTTTGTATTGCCTCAGGAGCCGGAGCGGTAGGAAACCGTTCCATCGGTACTGCAGCAGCAGGAGGAATGCTGATCGGAACTGTTTTCGGATTAGTGATTATCCCTGGCTTGTATATATTCTTTGCAAAACTTGAAAATAAAAAGAAAGATGAGAAGATTAAATCATAG
- a CDS encoding TolC family protein — protein sequence MRRLNHRNIWYGVAVLSLMSCAVPKVADLKKARKLPEEIVKNEKDVNTDEFQQLNLKAYFTDVHLLELFDKVVQANPDFQIAQQRVEIANSFLQRSKMDLLPSLEVGAEVSGTRYGKYTMEGVGNYDTNLSPNITEEQKINRNVTPNYWLGARSSWEIDAWGKLKNKRIAAQKKYLASAEGLRLLQVELFTDIANLYYQLVALDNRLAIYQKNYTLQQRAFEIVLAQREVGKATELAVQQFKAQNNNWLAEIEHIKVEIVTVEQAITTLTGSYGGSVKRGNTLMPTNMDILNKNINVEAVIHSRPDVAANYYVLEASQADAKAARAAFYPKIDIGAGIGLNSFSVETFFRPGSLAGQLLGGLMVPVFNKGQLKYEFKVASKEQEIAFLNYQKSITTAFNELQSILKQTRIYERVLKLKSEEVSFLDRGVEVSNDLYLTGYANYFELINSQKSKLTAELDLLQFQHQNTRNNVLLFKALGGKLE from the coding sequence ATGAGAAGATTAAATCATAGAAATATATGGTATGGCGTAGCTGTATTGAGCCTGATGTCATGTGCTGTCCCAAAAGTAGCTGATCTGAAAAAAGCCCGGAAGCTCCCGGAAGAAATTGTTAAAAACGAGAAAGATGTAAATACAGATGAATTTCAGCAGCTGAATCTGAAAGCGTATTTTACAGATGTCCACCTGCTGGAGCTTTTTGATAAGGTGGTACAGGCAAATCCCGATTTTCAGATCGCACAGCAAAGAGTAGAAATTGCCAATAGCTTTCTCCAGCGATCTAAAATGGATCTTTTGCCTTCTCTTGAAGTTGGCGCAGAAGTTTCCGGAACCCGGTACGGGAAATATACCATGGAAGGAGTAGGGAACTATGATACAAACCTTTCACCCAATATTACTGAGGAACAAAAAATCAACAGGAATGTTACTCCGAATTATTGGCTGGGCGCAAGAAGCAGCTGGGAAATTGATGCCTGGGGAAAACTGAAAAATAAGAGAATTGCCGCCCAGAAAAAATATCTAGCTTCTGCAGAAGGGCTACGCTTGCTGCAGGTAGAACTTTTTACAGATATTGCCAATTTGTATTATCAGCTGGTGGCTTTGGATAATCGGCTTGCCATTTACCAAAAGAACTATACCCTTCAGCAGAGAGCATTTGAAATTGTTTTGGCACAGCGTGAAGTAGGAAAAGCAACGGAGCTTGCTGTGCAGCAGTTTAAAGCGCAAAACAACAACTGGCTTGCTGAGATAGAACATATTAAAGTTGAAATTGTAACTGTTGAGCAGGCAATTACCACACTTACAGGAAGCTATGGAGGGAGTGTAAAGCGTGGAAATACATTGATGCCCACCAATATGGATATTTTAAATAAGAATATTAATGTAGAAGCAGTAATCCATTCGCGCCCTGATGTAGCAGCCAATTATTATGTACTGGAAGCCTCCCAGGCTGATGCTAAAGCAGCCAGAGCAGCATTTTATCCGAAAATCGATATTGGAGCCGGCATTGGACTTAATTCTTTTTCCGTTGAAACCTTTTTCAGGCCCGGTTCACTGGCAGGGCAGCTGTTAGGTGGGTTGATGGTTCCTGTATTTAATAAAGGCCAACTGAAATACGAATTTAAGGTGGCCAGTAAAGAACAGGAAATTGCTTTTCTGAATTATCAGAAGAGTATTACCACGGCATTTAACGAGCTTCAGTCTATTTTAAAACAAACCAGAATATATGAGCGTGTTTTGAAGTTAAAATCGGAAGAAGTCAGCTTCCTGGACCGTGGAGTTGAGGTTTCCAATGATTTGTATCTTACCGGCTACGCCAATTATTTTGAATTGATAAACTCCCAGAAAAGCAAATTGACTGCGGAGCTGGATTTATTACAATTTCAACATCAGAATACCCGGAATAATGTCCTTTTATTTAAGGCGCTGGGTGGAAAACTGGAGTAA
- a CDS encoding cold shock domain-containing protein produces the protein MADSFSKKENFKKKIQKQKEKALRREERKTNNNKGKDLEDVFMYVDEFGRLTSTPPEDRQEVNLDEIQLGAAPIAEEDPRKTGIITFHSEKGYGFITEDHTKENIFFHNNNCAELVKKGNKVSFEKEKSPKGFSAVNIQIIK, from the coding sequence ATGGCAGATTCTTTTTCTAAAAAGGAAAATTTCAAGAAAAAAATTCAAAAGCAAAAAGAAAAGGCGTTAAGACGCGAAGAACGTAAAACGAACAACAACAAAGGTAAAGACCTGGAGGATGTATTCATGTATGTAGATGAATTCGGAAGATTAACTTCTACCCCTCCTGAAGACAGACAGGAAGTAAACCTTGATGAAATTCAGTTGGGAGCAGCTCCTATTGCTGAGGAGGATCCAAGAAAAACCGGAATCATTACCTTCCACAGTGAAAAAGGGTATGGATTCATTACTGAGGACCATACAAAGGAGAATATCTTTTTCCACAACAACAACTGTGCTGAGCTGGTAAAAAAAGGAAATAAGGTATCTTTCGAAAAAGAGAAATCTCCAAAAGGGTTTTCCGCAGTTAATATTCAGATAATCAAATAA